One Primulina tabacum isolate GXHZ01 chromosome 10, ASM2559414v2, whole genome shotgun sequence DNA segment encodes these proteins:
- the LOC142504952 gene encoding uncharacterized protein LOC142504952, which translates to MGHKAGRILLPGTTTYTLLDSGVTHSFISESFVKQLGIFPVKVESGFRVTVPSGEHMVSTSMIKDVGLKLQKNVVQADLIVLPMPEFDIILGIDCLTLKGAAIDFQRRPVSIRQPY; encoded by the exons ATGGGGCATAAAGCTG GACGAATTTTGTTACCGGGCACTACTACTTACACTTTGCTGGATTCTGGAGTTAcgcattctttcatatctgaatctTTCGTGAAACAATTGGGAATCTTTCCAGTGAAAGTAGAGTCGGGATTCAGAGTTACAGTGCCTTCTGGCGAACATATGGTCTCTACAAGCATGATTAAGGATGTGGGGCTCAAATTGCAAAAGAATGTTGTACAAGCAGACCTTATTGTATTACCAATGCccgagttcgacattattttgggcATTGATTGCCTCACACTGAAAGGAGCTGCTATTGATTTTCAGCGGAGGCCTGTATCCATTAGACAGCCTTACTAA
- the LOC142504953 gene encoding secreted RxLR effector protein 161-like, translating into MSLIPYASVIGSIMYGVISTRLDIAYALSVASRYQSNPGLLHWKAVKDILKYLKRVKNLFLAYEIGELKLEDYTDSSYQSNVDDLKSTFRFIFKLNGGVVSWTNSKQDTTTDSTTEAEYIAASAAAKEVVSMKKFHPRVGFHSSTS; encoded by the coding sequence ATGAGCCTGATTCCATATGCGTCTGTTATAGGCAGTATTATGTATGGTGTGATATCTACTAGACTTGATATTGCATATGCACTGAGTGTCGCAAGCAGATATCAGTCGAATCCCGGTCTACTACATTGGAAAGCAgtgaaggacattcttaagtacttgaaaaGAGTTAAGAATTTGTTTTTAGCATATGAAattggagaactaaaattggaagacTACACTGATTCTAGTTACCAATCAAATGTGGATGATTTGAAATCGACCTTTAGATTCATATTCAAACTCAATGGTGGTGTTGTCTCTTGGACGAATTCCAAACAAGACACCACAACGGATTCAACCACTGAAGccgaatacatagctgcatcggctgcagcaaaggaggttgTTTCGATGAAAaaatttcatccaagagttgggtTTCATTCGTCAACCAGTTAA